The following proteins are co-located in the Candidatus Desulfofervidus auxilii genome:
- a CDS encoding CDP-alcohol phosphatidyltransferase family protein, with the protein MLSAKLGGKLDKYIVRCLPKNISPNTYTLLGLVVTVIASLSLAFGYFTIGGFFIFFAGFFDMADGAIARTTGRTSEFGGFLDSVIDRYGDLFFFFGLCFHYYHIRDAFLLFCTLFTIAGSLLTSYTRARAEIFLNHKCNIGLIERPERIILLGIGALFNSFTYIIPILAILSNLTVFQRIYYVWRKTETLKPNNE; encoded by the coding sequence ATGCTAAGTGCCAAATTAGGTGGCAAATTGGACAAATATATTGTTAGATGTTTACCTAAAAATATTTCTCCTAATACTTATACTTTACTTGGTCTAGTTGTAACTGTAATTGCTAGTCTTTCTCTTGCATTTGGCTATTTTACAATAGGGGGATTTTTTATTTTTTTTGCAGGATTTTTTGATATGGCTGATGGGGCAATTGCTCGTACAACAGGAAGAACCTCTGAATTTGGCGGTTTTTTAGATTCAGTTATAGACCGCTATGGAGACCTATTTTTCTTTTTTGGGCTTTGTTTTCATTATTATCATATACGTGATGCTTTTCTTTTATTTTGCACTCTTTTTACCATTGCTGGTAGCCTTTTGACTTCTTATACTAGGGCAAGAGCAGAAATATTTTTAAATCATAAATGTAATATTGGACTAATAGAAAGACCTGAAAGGATCATTTTGCTTGGTATAGGAGCATTATTTAATTCATTCACATATATTATTCCCATTCTTGCAATTTTAAGCAATCTTACTGTTTTTCAACGTATTTACTATGTCTGGAGAAAAACCGAGACATTAAAACCAAATAATGAATGA
- a CDS encoding class II aldolase/adducin family protein translates to MNDLNNLKKQLILIGRTLYQRGLISGNTGNLSVRLSGGKFLVTPTRKNKGFLKDEDLLIVNIDGKVVEGKGEPTSELPMHISIYQHCPKVNAIVHAHPPFTVALTLVGFRLDYPYLPEAIPLKIGMATYSTPGTREVPDTLLNLLAKHKVIILERHGAVTMGKDLFEAFDLMDELEHIARIYWAARCLGTFTPLSLAQLKRYREVWINEKD, encoded by the coding sequence ATGAATGATTTAAACAATTTGAAAAAACAACTAATTCTTATAGGACGCACCCTTTATCAGCGAGGACTTATTAGTGGAAATACAGGAAATTTAAGTGTGCGATTAAGTGGAGGAAAATTTTTGGTCACGCCAACACGAAAAAATAAAGGATTTTTAAAAGATGAAGATTTACTTATTGTAAATATTGATGGAAAGGTAGTTGAGGGAAAAGGAGAACCTACCTCTGAGCTCCCTATGCATATTTCTATTTATCAGCATTGCCCTAAAGTAAATGCTATTGTCCATGCTCATCCCCCTTTTACTGTAGCTCTTACTTTAGTTGGTTTTCGATTAGATTATCCTTATTTACCTGAAGCTATTCCTTTAAAAATTGGAATGGCTACTTACAGCACCCCAGGCACTAGAGAAGTACCTGACACACTCCTTAATCTCCTTGCCAAACACAAAGTTATTATTTTAGAAAGGCATGGAGCAGTTACAATGGGTAAAGATTTATTTGAAGCTTTTGATTTAATGGATGAATTAGAGCATATTGCTCGTATATATTGGGCAGCACGTTGTCTTGGCACATTTACCCCTCTTTCTCTTGCTCAACTTAAGCGATATCGAGAAGTTTGGATTAATGAAAAAGATTAA
- a CDS encoding ATP-binding protein has product MNKEDEESVEYKLLFEKSPDPIVLVGSDAKIKMANAAFLSLVGEKAEAVIGKSFLDYVAPEDRKQLSEYHEKRRLNPELAPSRYEFTLLTKKGEKKIIDRTVILLPDGKTTLSVLRDITAYKQLEAQLIQAQKMEAIGRLVGTIAHDFNNILQGIIGYCQLLLGKMNERDPRWKYIYQINQLSGRAANLIQRLLLFSRKHVVETTPINLNQIVNDMKEMIVRIIGEDIQCEFLLEKELWEVEADVSQIEQVLMNLITNAREAMPEGGKLIIETKNTRLDKKFASIRGIRPGDYVVLSVTDTGIGMDEQIKQHCFEPFFTTKKDGTGLGLSIVYGIVNQMKGCIRIYSESNKGTTIKIYLPKTKSNVFFQEEAETSNITLGGGKTILVAEDDEAIREVLKDMLQELGYKALFAKNGEEAIKLAEAYSGPLHLLLTDVVMPDINGYELAKRLSTLHPNIKVVYMSGYPKIDYPETDAKIFIQKPFSINQLAVKLEEALKEA; this is encoded by the coding sequence ATGAATAAAGAAGATGAAGAATCTGTAGAATATAAGTTACTTTTTGAAAAAAGTCCTGATCCAATTGTACTTGTAGGTAGTGATGCAAAAATAAAAATGGCAAATGCTGCTTTTTTGTCTCTTGTTGGAGAAAAAGCAGAAGCAGTGATTGGTAAATCATTTTTAGATTATGTAGCTCCTGAAGATAGAAAACAACTGAGTGAATATCATGAAAAAAGAAGATTAAATCCAGAGCTTGCACCATCTCGATATGAATTCACTCTTTTGACGAAAAAAGGTGAAAAAAAGATAATTGATCGTACAGTTATTCTTTTGCCTGATGGGAAAACTACACTTTCTGTACTAAGAGACATTACTGCCTATAAACAGCTTGAGGCTCAATTGATTCAGGCTCAAAAGATGGAAGCTATTGGTCGGCTAGTAGGGACTATAGCCCATGATTTTAATAATATTCTTCAAGGAATAATAGGTTATTGTCAACTTTTATTAGGAAAAATGAATGAACGTGACCCAAGATGGAAGTACATTTACCAAATAAATCAACTTTCAGGTCGAGCTGCTAATCTTATTCAACGACTTTTGCTTTTTAGCCGTAAGCATGTAGTAGAAACAACACCTATTAATCTTAACCAAATTGTGAATGATATGAAAGAAATGATTGTTCGCATTATTGGCGAAGATATTCAATGTGAATTCCTCTTAGAAAAAGAATTGTGGGAAGTAGAAGCAGATGTGAGTCAAATTGAACAGGTTCTTATGAATCTCATTACTAATGCTAGAGAAGCTATGCCTGAAGGTGGAAAATTGATAATTGAAACAAAAAATACAAGATTAGATAAAAAATTTGCTTCTATACGTGGAATTAGACCAGGCGATTATGTTGTGCTCAGTGTAACTGATACAGGAATAGGTATGGATGAGCAAATTAAACAACACTGTTTTGAGCCATTTTTTACAACAAAAAAAGATGGAACTGGTTTAGGATTGTCTATTGTATATGGTATTGTAAATCAAATGAAAGGTTGTATAAGAATTTATTCTGAGTCAAATAAAGGGACTACAATTAAGATATATTTGCCAAAAACAAAGTCTAATGTTTTTTTTCAAGAAGAAGCAGAAACATCAAATATAACATTAGGTGGTGGAAAAACTATTTTAGTAGCCGAGGATGATGAGGCTATAAGGGAAGTCTTAAAAGATATGCTTCAAGAATTAGGTTATAAAGCTCTTTTTGCCAAAAATGGTGAAGAAGCAATTAAATTAGCTGAGGCATATTCAGGGCCATTACATCTACTTTTAACAGATGTAGTGATGCCAGATATAAATGGTTATGAATTAGCAAAGCGTTTATCTACGTTGCATCCTAATATAAAAGTAGTTTATATGTCAGGTTATCCAAAAATAGATTATCCTGAAACAGATGCAAAAATCTTTATTCAAAAACCATTTAGCATAAATCAACTTGCTGTAAAATTAGAAGAAGCATTAAAAGAAGCTTAA
- the galU gene encoding UTP--glucose-1-phosphate uridylyltransferase GalU, with protein MKKKPVKKAVIPVAGLGTRILPATKAVPKEMLPVVDKPLIQYIVEEALASDITEIILVTRQGKSAIENHFDSDFELETILDQRGKRKTLTIIKHLVRMINIISVRQKYPLGLGHAILCAKPLIFDEPFAVLLPDDLVDSEKPCIAQLSEIFQETGAPVVAVEKVPLEEISRYGVIEPEYIKERLYKAKGLIEKPLPEEAPSDLGVIGRYILTPEIFPILERIPFGRGGELQLTDALHRYSQMNVVYAYEFEGRRYDAGEKLGYLQANVVFGLKHPEFGEKFKEFLKEILK; from the coding sequence ATGAAGAAAAAGCCAGTAAAAAAAGCAGTAATACCAGTAGCTGGACTAGGTACTCGTATTTTACCAGCCACAAAAGCAGTTCCAAAGGAGATGTTGCCAGTAGTAGATAAACCGTTAATTCAATATATTGTAGAAGAGGCATTAGCTAGTGATATTACAGAGATTATTTTAGTGACTCGTCAGGGGAAATCTGCTATTGAAAATCACTTTGATAGTGATTTTGAATTAGAGACAATACTTGATCAAAGAGGAAAAAGAAAAACTTTAACAATCATTAAACATCTTGTACGTATGATAAACATTATTTCAGTTCGTCAAAAATATCCTTTAGGACTTGGACATGCTATTTTATGTGCAAAACCTTTAATATTTGATGAACCTTTTGCTGTATTACTCCCTGATGATTTAGTAGATAGTGAGAAGCCATGCATTGCTCAATTAAGTGAAATATTTCAAGAAACAGGAGCGCCAGTAGTAGCAGTAGAAAAAGTGCCTTTAGAAGAGATTTCTCGTTATGGGGTAATAGAACCAGAATATATAAAAGAACGTCTTTATAAAGCAAAAGGGCTTATAGAAAAACCTTTACCTGAAGAAGCCCCTTCAGATTTAGGGGTAATTGGTCGTTATATTCTTACTCCGGAAATTTTTCCTATATTAGAACGAATTCCATTTGGACGCGGGGGTGAGTTACAATTGACTGACGCATTGCATCGTTATAGTCAAATGAATGTTGTTTATGCCTATGAATTTGAAGGTAGACGTTATGATGCTGGAGAAAAGCTTGGCTATTTACAGGCTAATGTTGTTTTTGGTTTAAAACATCCTGAGTTTGGGGAAAAATTTAAAGAATTTTTAAAAGAAATTTTAAAGTAA
- a CDS encoding SDR family oxidoreductase yields MAMKTIFITGGARGIGKAIAFECFKRGIKQIVITAKTEEILFETKEMLSKMGAKILAFKADVRNIEVMKRVFNETIKTFGKIDILINNAGIAQRKLFIEITPSDWDEIIDTNLKGIFICTYLVLPYMIARKDGIIINIASGAGKTGFPELSIYCASKFGVVGFTEALAKELKNLGIKVYAICPGGTDTRMYRSLFPERKPLYGPEKVAKVVSELIFGERTVPLGYCVEVY; encoded by the coding sequence ATGGCAATGAAAACAATTTTTATTACTGGAGGAGCAAGAGGTATAGGCAAAGCTATTGCTTTTGAATGTTTTAAAAGAGGGATAAAACAAATAGTCATTACAGCAAAAACTGAAGAAATACTTTTTGAAACAAAAGAAATGCTTTCGAAAATGGGGGCTAAAATATTAGCTTTTAAAGCAGATGTAAGGAATATAGAAGTTATGAAAAGAGTTTTTAATGAAACTATAAAAACCTTTGGCAAGATAGATATTCTTATCAATAATGCTGGTATAGCTCAAAGAAAACTTTTTATAGAGATTACTCCTTCAGATTGGGATGAAATTATTGATACTAATTTAAAAGGTATATTTATTTGTACTTATTTAGTTTTACCTTATATGATAGCCAGGAAAGATGGTATTATTATAAATATTGCATCTGGTGCAGGGAAAACAGGATTTCCAGAACTTTCTATATATTGCGCTTCAAAATTTGGAGTTGTTGGATTTACAGAAGCTTTAGCAAAAGAATTAAAAAATTTAGGTATAAAAGTTTATGCTATTTGTCCTGGTGGAACAGATACAAGAATGTATCGCTCATTGTTTCCAGAAAGAAAGCCTTTATATGGACCTGAAAAAGTAGCAAAAGTAGTAAGTGAATTAATATTTGGTGAAAGAACAGTGCCTTTAGGATATTGTGTTGAAGTTTACTAA
- a CDS encoding ATP-binding cassette domain-containing protein: protein MDKLILEEVTEHNLKGFNLCIPKHKLIVITGVSGSGKSTLAFDVIYKEGQRRYLMAIHPAIKRFLPRFEKTKVKNIIGLSPTLGIKQQVAAFNPRSTVGTLTEIYDFLRILYAKVALPYCPYCNIPIPKYTMPEIIKKILSLPKGEKCIILAPIVIKGEKDWKRYIREGFIKAKIDDHIYDLTEEIPPLTQKADIVVDRLIIKDHIKTRLRDSLELAFKLANGKVKIEILEKNKTLFFSLESICNQCGFRFPPITPLIFSFNNPFGACPVCQGIGEKEGKVCPACKGKRLKSEALAIKLNGKDIASISELPVKELLFFLKSIDFSSQQKIIAIPILKEIEKRIKNLSILGIDYLPLNRPVTKVSTGEYQRLIIALYLTHPLSDVIFILDEPTTGLHPKEVEKLISILKILRDMGNTILIVEHDLQIISNADYIIELGPGAGEKGGKLIFSGTFQKFKKSNTITAQYLLGKKIYFRQKRYSDKYLIIEKAAARNLKSITVSIPLNCFTCITGVSGSGKSALAIDVLYNYVKQWLAKKEITVPVKEIKGVENIKQVVLIDAQPIGRTHKSNPATYIGLFSHIRHLFANLPESKARGYTPEKFSLNTKGGRCEVCQGEGVIKIEMPLLPEVYLTCETCEGKRFNEEVLEIKFKGKNIAEVLEMTVAEAYGFFRHIPYIKKYLEIMMKVGLGYLQLGQPAPSLSGGEAQRLKLARELIKGNNNVLYILDEPSMGLHLEDIRKLLELLEKLLEKNNTIVIVEHHPEIIKAADYVIELGPGAGNDGGYLIKSYAPPFTTFLPDFLASAK from the coding sequence ATGGATAAATTAATTCTTGAAGAAGTAACTGAACATAATTTAAAAGGATTTAACTTATGTATTCCTAAACATAAACTAATAGTCATAACTGGCGTTAGTGGATCTGGAAAATCAACCCTTGCTTTTGATGTAATTTACAAAGAGGGTCAAAGAAGATATTTAATGGCTATTCACCCAGCTATAAAACGTTTTTTACCAAGATTTGAAAAAACAAAAGTAAAAAATATCATTGGGCTTTCTCCTACATTAGGAATAAAACAACAAGTGGCAGCATTTAATCCTAGATCCACTGTTGGTACTTTAACAGAAATATATGATTTTTTACGTATTCTTTATGCTAAAGTTGCACTGCCTTATTGCCCTTATTGTAACATACCTATTCCTAAATATACTATGCCTGAAATTATTAAAAAAATACTTTCTTTACCTAAAGGAGAAAAATGCATCATTCTTGCACCTATTGTCATTAAAGGGGAAAAAGATTGGAAAAGATATATTAGAGAAGGTTTTATTAAGGCAAAAATTGATGACCATATTTATGATTTAACCGAAGAAATTCCTCCATTAACACAAAAAGCAGATATAGTTGTTGATCGTCTTATTATTAAAGATCATATTAAAACACGTTTAAGAGATTCATTGGAATTGGCATTTAAATTAGCTAATGGGAAAGTTAAAATAGAAATCCTTGAAAAGAATAAAACTTTATTTTTTAGTTTAGAATCTATATGCAATCAATGTGGTTTTCGCTTTCCTCCAATTACACCTTTAATTTTTTCCTTTAATAATCCTTTTGGTGCCTGCCCTGTATGTCAGGGAATAGGAGAAAAGGAAGGAAAGGTTTGCCCAGCTTGTAAGGGAAAACGTCTTAAATCAGAAGCACTTGCAATAAAACTTAATGGTAAAGATATTGCCTCAATTAGTGAATTACCAGTAAAAGAATTACTTTTTTTCTTAAAATCTATTGATTTTTCATCCCAACAAAAAATTATCGCTATACCAATTTTAAAAGAAATAGAAAAAAGGATAAAAAATCTTTCTATTTTAGGTATTGATTATTTGCCTCTTAATCGACCTGTTACAAAAGTATCCACCGGTGAATACCAACGATTAATAATTGCTCTTTATTTAACACATCCTTTAAGTGACGTAATTTTTATCTTAGATGAACCTACTACTGGTCTTCATCCAAAAGAAGTAGAAAAATTGATTTCTATTTTAAAAATATTAAGAGATATGGGGAACACAATATTAATTGTAGAACATGATCTTCAAATAATTTCTAATGCTGATTATATAATTGAACTTGGGCCAGGGGCAGGGGAAAAAGGTGGGAAACTTATTTTCTCTGGTACTTTTCAAAAATTTAAAAAAAGCAATACCATCACTGCTCAATATCTTTTAGGTAAGAAAATATATTTTCGCCAAAAACGATATTCTGATAAATATTTAATTATAGAAAAAGCAGCAGCTCGCAATTTAAAATCTATTACTGTATCTATTCCTTTAAATTGTTTTACTTGTATTACAGGTGTAAGTGGAAGTGGGAAAAGTGCTTTGGCAATTGATGTACTTTATAATTATGTAAAACAATGGTTAGCAAAAAAAGAGATTACTGTGCCAGTAAAAGAAATAAAAGGAGTAGAAAATATCAAACAAGTTGTTCTTATTGATGCCCAGCCTATTGGCCGCACACATAAATCAAATCCAGCTACTTATATTGGTCTTTTTAGTCATATTAGACATTTATTTGCCAATTTACCAGAATCAAAGGCAAGGGGATATACACCTGAAAAATTTAGTCTCAATACAAAAGGAGGAAGATGTGAAGTCTGCCAAGGAGAAGGAGTTATTAAAATTGAAATGCCACTTTTACCAGAAGTTTATCTTACTTGTGAAACTTGTGAAGGAAAGCGTTTTAATGAAGAAGTATTAGAAATAAAATTTAAAGGCAAAAATATAGCTGAGGTATTAGAAATGACTGTTGCAGAAGCATATGGATTTTTTCGCCATATACCCTATATAAAAAAATATCTTGAAATTATGATGAAAGTTGGTTTGGGCTACCTTCAATTAGGACAACCTGCACCTAGTCTTTCTGGAGGAGAAGCACAGCGACTTAAACTTGCTAGAGAATTAATAAAAGGTAACAATAATGTTCTTTATATTTTAGATGAACCCAGTATGGGATTACATTTAGAAGATATAAGAAAACTTTTAGAGCTCTTAGAAAAACTGCTTGAAAAAAATAATACAATAGTTATTGTTGAACATCACCCAGAGATAATAAAAGCAGCAGATTATGTCATTGAATTGGGGCCAGGTGCTGGAAATGATGGAGGATATCTGATAAAAAGTTATGCACCACCTTTTACTACATTTCTACCTGATTTTTTGGCTTCAGCTAAATAA
- a CDS encoding diguanylate cyclase produces the protein MDELNLCVLIVEDNASIAKLLLLVFENNKFKTKWVFLGEKVLNACLEEVPDLIVFDPTLPDKDGFEIIKEIKNHIILKEVPIIFLLEEEERQNLRALPFSPLDIMVKPINLNELELRIKNWIAFLENQKALKKAAMTDPLTGLMNNLALETELTLKCYHGEKFEKVFSTLMMDVDHFTRYNDIYGHQFGDSLLQVLAVFWCSLLRSGDTLFRYKGGRFVAIIADANLERGMMTAERLRKATYERNLPHQRGIDNRVTISIGVTAFKKGDTAGTLLHRVATYLAEAKKSGRNVVKGGA, from the coding sequence ATGGATGAGCTTAATTTATGTGTACTTATAGTGGAAGATAATGCGTCTATTGCCAAATTGCTTTTATTAGTTTTTGAAAATAATAAATTTAAAACAAAATGGGTTTTTTTAGGAGAAAAAGTATTAAATGCCTGTTTAGAAGAAGTCCCTGATCTCATAGTGTTTGATCCTACTTTACCTGACAAAGATGGTTTTGAAATAATAAAAGAGATAAAGAACCATATTATTTTAAAAGAGGTTCCTATTATTTTTTTACTTGAAGAAGAAGAAAGACAAAACCTGAGGGCTTTACCATTTTCACCTTTAGATATTATGGTAAAGCCTATTAATCTTAATGAACTTGAATTGAGAATAAAAAATTGGATAGCATTTCTTGAAAATCAAAAAGCTCTAAAAAAAGCAGCAATGACTGATCCTCTTACTGGCTTAATGAATAATCTGGCATTAGAGACTGAATTGACTCTTAAATGTTATCATGGAGAAAAGTTTGAAAAAGTTTTTTCAACCCTTATGATGGATGTGGATCATTTTACTCGTTATAATGATATTTATGGTCATCAATTTGGAGACAGTTTACTTCAAGTTCTTGCTGTTTTTTGGTGTAGTTTGTTAAGGTCTGGTGATACTCTTTTTCGTTATAAAGGAGGACGCTTTGTTGCTATCATAGCTGATGCAAATTTAGAACGAGGAATGATGACAGCAGAGCGTTTAAGAAAAGCTACTTATGAAAGAAACTTGCCACATCAGCGAGGGATTGATAATCGAGTAACAATAAGTATTGGAGTAACTGCCTTTAAAAAAGGAGATACAGCTGGTACACTTTTACATAGAGTAGCTACTTATTTAGCTGAAGCCAAAAAATCAGGTAGAAATGTAGTAAAAGGTGGTGCATAA
- the atpE gene encoding ATP synthase F0 subunit C: MRTKVALLAGALVLALTNLALAQEAAAVGPTGLKFFITTVFVAGFGIAIAAFGGSLGQGWGLKSAVEGIARNPEASGKITVTLLIGLAMIESLVIYTLVVELILLYAYPMAKPLAKFVGLEVG, encoded by the coding sequence ATGAGGACGAAGGTAGCACTTTTAGCTGGAGCATTGGTTTTGGCTTTAACTAACTTGGCGTTGGCTCAGGAAGCAGCTGCTGTAGGACCTACTGGTTTGAAGTTCTTTATTACAACTGTTTTTGTAGCTGGTTTTGGTATTGCTATAGCTGCTTTTGGCGGTTCTTTGGGACAAGGTTGGGGTCTTAAGAGCGCAGTGGAAGGTATTGCAAGAAATCCTGAGGCTTCTGGTAAGATCACAGTTACTCTCTTGATTGGTCTTGCTATGATTGAATCTCTAGTTATTTATACCTTGGTTGTTGAGTTAATTCTCCTCTATGCCTACCCAATGGCAAAGCCACTCGCCAAGTTTGTTGGTTTAGAAGTAGGTTAA
- the atpB gene encoding F0F1 ATP synthase subunit A, with protein sequence MEHPILFMTVLFEKIGLGEFAHHYPQLVNSWLAMIILILMAIWAKSSIRPLVPTKVQNVWELIIGGLEEFTIGITGEEGRPYYPLVATLFIYIFLCNVMGLAPGLMAPTANLNTNLSMAVVGVIFAEFVGLKKHGAKYIRHYTGPILPLAILFIPIEIIGRLARILSLTFRLFGNIVAKELIIGLLIFLAGAYLAPVPLYFLFILLCFIQAFIFYMLCTMYIAGAIEEAH encoded by the coding sequence ATGGAACACCCAATTCTTTTTATGACAGTTTTGTTTGAAAAAATAGGACTTGGAGAATTTGCCCATCATTATCCTCAACTAGTAAATAGTTGGTTAGCTATGATAATTCTGATTCTTATGGCAATTTGGGCAAAAAGCAGTATTAGACCACTTGTTCCCACAAAAGTTCAAAATGTGTGGGAACTAATTATTGGAGGTTTAGAGGAATTTACAATAGGTATTACAGGAGAAGAGGGAAGACCTTATTACCCACTTGTAGCTACTTTGTTTATATATATCTTTTTATGTAATGTAATGGGGCTTGCACCAGGACTTATGGCACCAACAGCAAATTTAAATACCAATTTATCCATGGCTGTTGTGGGTGTAATCTTTGCAGAATTTGTAGGTCTTAAAAAACATGGTGCAAAATACATTAGACATTATACAGGCCCAATTCTTCCTTTAGCTATTTTATTTATTCCTATTGAAATAATAGGACGTCTTGCTCGTATCCTTTCTCTGACTTTCCGACTTTTTGGAAATATTGTGGCTAAAGAATTAATTATTGGTCTTTTGATTTTCTTAGCTGGTGCTTATTTAGCACCAGTTCCTTTATATTTCTTATTTATCTTATTATGTTTTATCCAAGCTTTTATCTTTTATATGTTATGTACAATGTATATTGCAGGAGCAATTGAAGAGGCTCATTAA
- a CDS encoding ATP synthase subunit I: MIETNFDKLPSILKKRNWIVLSILLIISIPFMSWRLSLGILIGGLLVNINFHLLHHTLVNTLLVNKTKEGVVPKSLLRLFVIGIIISIILIKGWVSIFGLVLGLSVVVINLFLLALMETKEIIFNRR; encoded by the coding sequence ATGATTGAAACTAATTTTGACAAATTACCTTCTATCTTAAAAAAAAGAAATTGGATAGTATTAAGTATATTATTGATTATTTCTATTCCTTTTATGTCTTGGCGATTAAGTTTAGGAATTTTAATAGGGGGATTATTAGTTAATATTAATTTTCATCTTTTACATCATACCTTAGTAAATACACTTTTAGTAAATAAAACTAAAGAAGGTGTGGTTCCTAAATCTTTATTACGTTTATTTGTTATTGGCATAATTATTTCAATAATACTTATTAAAGGATGGGTAAGTATTTTTGGTCTTGTTTTAGGTCTTTCAGTAGTAGTAATTAACCTTTTTCTTTTAGCATTAATGGAAACAAAAGAAATAATTTTTAATAGGAGGTAA
- a CDS encoding AtpZ/AtpI family protein, with the protein MLKELKEFFAEFSKLITYATQIGFAIVLSIIIGLAIGYYLDKWLKITWPFPHCLIVLFLIFGVIAGFRNVFIIMKRIQREGKKKGI; encoded by the coding sequence ATGCTTAAAGAATTAAAGGAATTTTTTGCTGAGTTTAGTAAGTTAATAACATATGCAACGCAAATTGGATTTGCGATTGTATTATCAATTATTATTGGTCTTGCGATTGGTTATTACTTGGACAAATGGTTAAAGATAACTTGGCCATTTCCACATTGTTTAATTGTACTTTTTCTGATTTTTGGAGTAATTGCAGGGTTCAGGAATGTTTTTATTATAATGAAGCGGATACAACGCGAAGGGAAAAAAAAGGGAATTTAA
- the era gene encoding GTPase Era has protein sequence MTFKSGFVSIIGAPNVGKSTFLNALLQQKIAITSSKPQTTRYKIKGVLHLPEAQIIFVDTPGIHEASIPYNKYMVQLAVETLQEVDLILLMIEPFPKGLEDGRHIIYTYLKEVPEKPSILLINKIDKIAKPQLLPIIDEFRKLHPFKALIPISALKQAGLEDTLKEILQYLPEGPKYYPEDIITDQTERQIVAEIIREKIINTTRDEIPYSVAVTVEEFREIPEKDMLYISAIIHVERDSQKGIIIGKKGQKLKSIGQAAREELEVIFGKKLFLDLFVRVQPYWRRDPKTWGKLGLRFS, from the coding sequence ATGACATTTAAATCTGGATTTGTTTCTATTATTGGAGCACCAAATGTAGGAAAATCTACTTTTTTAAATGCTCTATTACAGCAAAAAATTGCTATTACTTCTTCAAAGCCACAAACTACTAGATACAAAATTAAAGGAGTATTACATTTACCTGAAGCTCAAATTATATTTGTAGATACTCCTGGAATTCATGAAGCAAGTATTCCTTATAACAAGTATATGGTGCAATTGGCTGTTGAAACCTTGCAAGAAGTAGATTTGATTTTGCTTATGATAGAGCCTTTTCCAAAAGGATTAGAGGACGGACGTCATATTATTTACACTTATTTAAAAGAGGTACCTGAAAAACCATCTATTTTACTTATAAATAAAATTGATAAAATTGCTAAACCTCAACTTCTTCCTATTATTGATGAGTTTAGAAAACTTCATCCTTTTAAAGCGCTTATTCCTATTTCTGCCTTAAAGCAAGCAGGTTTAGAAGATACATTAAAAGAAATCCTTCAATATCTTCCTGAAGGTCCTAAATATTACCCTGAAGATATAATTACAGATCAAACAGAGCGTCAGATAGTTGCAGAAATTATTAGAGAAAAAATTATTAATACAACACGTGATGAAATACCTTATAGTGTAGCAGTAACTGTTGAGGAGTTTAGGGAAATCCCAGAAAAGGACATGCTTTATATTAGTGCGATTATCCATGTAGAAAGAGATTCTCAAAAAGGTATTATTATAGGTAAAAAAGGGCAAAAATTAAAAAGTATTGGTCAGGCAGCCAGAGAAGAATTGGAAGTCATCTTTGGCAAAAAACTTTTTTTAGATTTATTTGTACGTGTACAGCCCTATTGGCGACGTGATCCAAAAACATGGGGAAAATTAGGGCTTAGATTTTCATAA